One window from the genome of Rhodopirellula halodulae encodes:
- the accB gene encoding acetyl-CoA carboxylase biotin carboxyl carrier protein gives MKSEKPDGGDVFDIDRIRQIVELMEQHELNEVDLQQADDRIKLTRGGSAPAMIPAPAMPAAPAAPAPAPAAASAPAPAAAGGDDSASTAGTITINSPMVGTFYSKANPEAPPFAKVGDVVSEDTVVCIVEAMKVFNEIPAECRGKIVEVLVSDQQAVDFGKPLFRVQVDG, from the coding sequence ATGAAATCGGAAAAACCCGACGGCGGGGATGTGTTTGACATCGATCGGATTCGCCAAATCGTCGAATTGATGGAGCAACACGAACTGAACGAAGTGGATCTGCAACAGGCCGACGACCGCATCAAGCTGACTCGTGGTGGCTCGGCCCCCGCCATGATTCCTGCTCCGGCGATGCCTGCGGCTCCCGCCGCACCAGCCCCCGCTCCCGCCGCGGCTTCGGCTCCTGCCCCCGCTGCCGCGGGTGGTGATGACTCAGCCAGCACCGCGGGAACGATCACGATCAACTCACCCATGGTCGGCACGTTCTATTCCAAGGCCAACCCGGAAGCCCCACCGTTTGCCAAAGTCGGTGACGTGGTCAGCGAAGACACCGTGGTCTGCATCGTCGAAGCCATGAAGGTCTTCAACGAGATCCCCGCCGAATGCCGCGGAAAGATCGTGGAAGTGCTTGTCAGCGACCAACAAGCCGTTGATTTCGGCAAACCTCTCTTCCGCGTCCAAGTTGACGGCTAA